A region of Streptomyces deccanensis DNA encodes the following proteins:
- a CDS encoding DUF3052 domain-containing protein, which produces MSATADHAEERTNPAARLGFQPEQVVQEIGYDDDVDQELRESIEEVVGSELVDEDYDDVADAVVLWFRDDDGDLTDVLVDATTYIEEGGSILLLTPKTGRDGYVEPSDISEAATTAGLSASKSVSVGKDWSGSRLVTPKAAKSGKR; this is translated from the coding sequence GTGAGCGCGACCGCGGACCACGCGGAGGAGCGGACGAACCCTGCCGCAAGGCTGGGGTTCCAGCCCGAGCAGGTGGTCCAGGAGATCGGCTACGACGACGATGTCGACCAGGAGCTCCGCGAGTCCATCGAGGAAGTCGTAGGCAGTGAGCTCGTCGACGAGGACTACGACGACGTGGCCGATGCCGTCGTGCTGTGGTTCCGAGACGACGACGGCGACCTGACGGATGTGCTGGTGGACGCCACCACGTACATCGAGGAAGGTGGCTCGATCCTGCTGCTGACGCCCAAGACCGGGCGCGACGGCTATGTGGAGCCCAGCGACATTTCGGAGGCCGCGACGACTGCGGGGTTGTCCGCGTCGAAGAGTGTCAGCGTGGGCAAGGACTGGAGCGGCAGCCGGCTCGTGACGCCGAAGGCCGCCAAGTCCGGCAAGAGGTGA